The Corynebacterium suranareeae genome window below encodes:
- a CDS encoding nuclease-related domain-containing protein translates to MARSIGEPGFGVVDFIAEQRFDRARAENRQSIRYGAPSTALSVFTLATRLIPVLIITLLGGWLTEAPLWTVIFFMVSWYFFIHRYQGSWKATLLSWAAGLVVGVAGFVNLSIIVAVLVWAVFTWVHDGPDMKKVRFTTGPVKKDRIREALTKEVEAVRRGVDIGDTTFSYGEGMLVRGVLGEEQAAKELEKLSVDTDVIHGLEIFENGHLKTDIDHLVLSSKGTVMVESVVWRETPVYKHLIDDPEYLEGPGNWREDTWYTEPNSPNWEIISQVITKGRYLPTALDAIIISVTGTATETEFGTRLMGPRRMTHYIDDNTFLGPFPCPLPVYVVDQRDLVEICQEATAGRVTSLDALLGDGRVRVKGQ, encoded by the coding sequence ATGGCTAGATCGATAGGAGAGCCGGGTTTCGGCGTTGTTGACTTTATTGCTGAACAGCGATTCGATCGCGCTCGGGCGGAAAACCGGCAATCCATTCGCTACGGCGCTCCCTCTACCGCCTTAAGTGTATTCACCTTGGCTACGCGCCTGATTCCCGTATTAATTATTACATTATTGGGAGGATGGCTGACAGAAGCACCTTTGTGGACCGTTATATTCTTCATGGTTTCCTGGTACTTTTTCATCCATCGTTATCAAGGCTCATGGAAAGCTACACTGCTCAGTTGGGCAGCAGGACTTGTAGTGGGAGTTGCTGGCTTCGTTAACCTAAGCATTATTGTTGCTGTGCTGGTTTGGGCTGTCTTTACTTGGGTACATGACGGACCCGATATGAAAAAAGTTCGATTCACCACTGGTCCTGTGAAAAAGGATCGCATCAGGGAAGCATTGACCAAGGAAGTCGAAGCTGTTCGACGAGGGGTCGATATTGGTGACACAACTTTTAGTTATGGTGAAGGGATGCTTGTACGCGGGGTTCTTGGGGAAGAACAAGCCGCTAAAGAACTGGAAAAGTTGTCCGTTGACACTGACGTAATTCACGGACTTGAAATCTTTGAGAACGGGCATTTAAAGACTGACATTGATCACCTAGTTCTTAGCTCGAAGGGAACCGTCATGGTGGAAAGTGTCGTGTGGCGAGAGACCCCCGTTTACAAACACCTTATTGATGACCCCGAGTATCTTGAAGGTCCTGGCAACTGGCGGGAAGACACGTGGTACACCGAACCAAACTCTCCGAACTGGGAAATTATCTCGCAAGTAATCACTAAAGGCAGGTACCTGCCCACTGCGCTCGACGCCATCATTATTTCAGTAACGGGTACAGCCACGGAGACCGAATTCGGCACCCGTTTAATGGGGCCACGCCGGATGACGCACTACATTGATGACAATACCTTTCTAGGTCCATTCCCATGTCCGCTTCCGGTCTACGTGGTGGATCAACGCGATTTGGTTGAAATATGCCAAGAGGCGACGGCGGGTCGTGTTACTTCACTTGATGCTCTCCTCGGGGACGGTCGCGTGAGGGTCAAGGGGCAATGA
- a CDS encoding type II toxin-antitoxin system Phd/YefM family antitoxin, with the protein MSISASEARKTLFPLIEKVNNDREAIEIVSRKGNAVLMPADDYAAWQETAYLFRSPANARRLLDAYERATEGVFEVHELDTE; encoded by the coding sequence ATGTCCATTAGTGCAAGTGAGGCACGTAAGACCTTGTTTCCGCTGATAGAGAAAGTAAATAACGACCGTGAAGCAATTGAGATAGTTTCCCGAAAAGGAAATGCTGTATTAATGCCTGCCGATGATTACGCTGCATGGCAGGAAACAGCTTATCTATTCCGTTCGCCGGCGAATGCACGCCGGCTGTTAGATGCATATGAGCGCGCTACCGAAGGAGTCTTTGAAGTCCACGAGCTTGATACGGAGTAA
- a CDS encoding Txe/YoeB family addiction module toxin: MRLVWDRAGWEDYIFWQTTDRKVLKRINTLIEACLRDPFGGIGKPEQLRYGARGAWSRRITEEHRLVYIVKNDDLVILQARYHY, translated from the coding sequence ATGCGACTCGTATGGGATCGTGCTGGATGGGAAGACTATATTTTCTGGCAGACTACGGATCGCAAGGTGCTCAAGCGTATAAATACGCTCATTGAGGCATGTCTGCGTGATCCTTTTGGAGGGATAGGAAAGCCTGAGCAATTAAGGTATGGGGCACGAGGGGCGTGGTCACGTCGGATCACTGAGGAACACCGTCTGGTTTATATTGTTAAAAACGATGATTTAGTAATCCTTCAAGCCCGTTACCACTACTAG
- a CDS encoding carboxymuconolactone decarboxylase family protein: protein MELSMDKGNKFVEETQSPESAAAWKKQLDEFAPGSSDWVVGAVFGGTYQREGLELRDRQMLNMAALAAMGGVEPQLTGHIKTAVDVAGMSKEEVAECFVHLMPYIGVPKTLAAMRCMKAALEG, encoded by the coding sequence ATGGAACTGAGCATGGACAAGGGTAATAAGTTCGTGGAAGAGACGCAGTCGCCAGAGAGTGCTGCTGCATGGAAGAAGCAACTAGATGAGTTCGCGCCAGGCTCCTCCGATTGGGTTGTTGGTGCGGTATTCGGTGGCACATATCAGCGTGAGGGGCTTGAGCTTCGTGATCGCCAGATGCTGAATATGGCAGCCCTGGCTGCGATGGGTGGGGTGGAGCCTCAGCTAACTGGCCATATTAAAACTGCCGTGGATGTTGCGGGCATGAGCAAAGAAGAAGTAGCGGAGTGTTTCGTGCACTTGATGCCATATATTGGCGTGCCAAAGACGCTTGCTGCAATGCGGTGCATGAAGGCAGCCCTCGAGGGATAA
- a CDS encoding META domain-containing protein: MRNQSLKYVRVLLVGAMCPLLASTVLGCSSTSDAPTFEGTWGSSEPPQPELTLAEDGSISGTDGCNRLIGSWELVDQHVELSPLGSTMMFCEGVDAWLGSATRAEIEGDSLHLFDQDGTEIGTLSKQD; encoded by the coding sequence ATGAGAAACCAAAGCCTCAAATACGTCAGAGTGCTGCTGGTTGGCGCTATGTGTCCCTTGCTTGCTTCAACGGTGTTGGGGTGTAGCTCGACAAGTGATGCGCCTACTTTTGAAGGAACGTGGGGAAGTAGTGAGCCGCCGCAGCCTGAACTGACGTTGGCAGAAGATGGATCGATTAGCGGGACAGATGGGTGTAATCGCCTGATTGGTTCGTGGGAATTAGTCGATCAGCATGTGGAATTGTCTCCGCTGGGAAGCACCATGATGTTTTGTGAAGGGGTAGATGCCTGGTTGGGTTCTGCAACTCGTGCAGAAATTGAAGGCGATTCACTCCATCTGTTTGATCAAGATGGAACAGAGATTGGAACGCTATCAAAGCAGGATTAA
- a CDS encoding HD domain-containing protein, which yields MDLSPRLRRALNIAAVAHRDQVRKGSGIPYVSHVYAVMFLLSQVTDDEDVLIAGLLHDTLEDVPEKYNAVQMEQDFGVRVRELVEDLTKIEHPSWQVRADAYIEHLEFHASKEAVLISTADKLHNLMSILDDFDEIGEHLWQRFNAGKKQQLWWYTEILRVSTVRLGENQLNKQLGESVEKLKKSA from the coding sequence ATGGATCTTTCACCTCGTTTAAGGCGTGCTCTTAATATAGCTGCCGTAGCTCACCGCGATCAGGTTCGAAAAGGAAGCGGGATTCCTTATGTCTCGCATGTGTACGCGGTGATGTTTTTGCTCAGCCAGGTCACTGATGATGAAGATGTGTTAATTGCCGGATTGCTGCATGACACCTTGGAAGATGTGCCTGAGAAATACAATGCTGTGCAAATGGAACAGGACTTTGGGGTAAGGGTTCGTGAGCTGGTTGAGGATTTGACCAAAATTGAGCATCCCAGCTGGCAGGTTAGAGCCGATGCCTACATCGAGCATTTGGAATTTCATGCATCGAAAGAGGCAGTACTGATTTCTACGGCGGATAAACTACACAATCTCATGTCGATTTTGGATGATTTTGATGAGATCGGGGAGCACTTGTGGCAGCGGTTTAATGCTGGGAAGAAGCAGCAGCTGTGGTGGTATACGGAAATTTTGCGCGTATCCACCGTGAGGTTGGGGGAAAACCAATTGAATAAACAGCTGGGGGAAAGCGTCGAAAAGCTAAAGAAGAGCGCCTAG
- a CDS encoding IclR family transcriptional regulator, protein MGQQDIIDDTTESGIKVLDRTVLVLNAIAEQPRSLAELAAATDLPRATAHRLASALEVHGMLARSRDNRWTIGARLASLGARGADTLIDTAVPIMAELMERTGESVQLYRLTGTTRTCVASQEPQSGLKNVVPVGTRMPLNAGSAARVFAAYLPIPSAASFTREELDQVRATGLAESVGERELGLASLSSPVFDANGSMIAALSISGVAERLKPHPAAMWGTELIDAAERLGALL, encoded by the coding sequence ATGGGACAGCAAGATATTATCGACGACACCACCGAAAGCGGCATCAAGGTTCTAGACCGCACCGTTTTGGTCCTCAACGCTATTGCGGAGCAACCTCGCTCGCTTGCAGAGCTTGCAGCAGCGACAGACCTCCCCCGCGCCACCGCTCACCGATTAGCATCAGCGCTTGAGGTCCACGGCATGCTCGCTCGATCCAGGGATAACCGCTGGACCATCGGTGCGCGACTTGCTTCCCTTGGGGCTCGTGGCGCCGACACATTGATTGATACCGCCGTACCAATCATGGCTGAACTAATGGAACGCACCGGCGAATCCGTTCAACTTTATCGCCTGACAGGCACCACGCGCACCTGTGTGGCCAGCCAAGAGCCACAATCAGGTTTGAAGAACGTGGTGCCCGTCGGCACGCGCATGCCGTTAAATGCAGGATCCGCAGCCCGCGTTTTCGCAGCTTATCTCCCCATTCCATCTGCCGCTTCATTCACGCGTGAAGAACTTGATCAGGTCCGCGCCACCGGCCTGGCGGAATCGGTCGGCGAGCGCGAACTCGGCCTCGCCAGCCTCTCCTCCCCCGTGTTCGACGCCAACGGCTCCATGATCGCCGCGCTGTCCATCTCCGGCGTCGCAGAGCGCCTCAAGCCACATCCGGCAGCCATGTGGGGCACCGAGCTTATCGACGCCGCCGAGCGCCTAGGCGCTCTTCTTTAG
- the leuC gene encoding 3-isopropylmalate dehydratase large subunit — protein sequence MTSPVDNSTSTEKLTLAEKVWRDHVVSKGENGEPDLLYIDLQLLHEVTSPQAFDGLRMTGRKLRHPELHLATEDHNVPTEGIKTGSLLEINDQISRLQVSTLRDNCEEFGVRLHPMGDVRQGIVHTVGPQLGATQPGMTIVCGDSHTSTHGAFGSMAFGIGTSEVEHVMATQTLPLKPFKIMAIEVSGELQPGVSSKDLILAIIAKIGTGGGQGYVLEYRGEAIRKLSMDARMTICNMSIEAGARAGMIAPDQTTFDYVQGREMAPKGADWDEAVAYWKTLPTDEGATFDKVVEIDGSALTPFITWGTNPGQGLPLSESVPSPDDFTNDNDKAAAEKALQYMDLTPGTPLRDIKIDTVFLGSCTNARLEDLQIAADILKGKKIADGIRMMVVPSSTWIKQEAEELGLDKIFTDAGAEWRTAGCSMCLGMNPDQLKPGERSASTSNRNFEGRQGPGGRTHLVSPAVAAATALRGTLSSPADL from the coding sequence ATGACCAGCCCCGTGGATAACAGCACCTCAACTGAGAAGCTGACCCTGGCAGAAAAGGTGTGGCGCGACCATGTCGTGTCCAAGGGAGAAAACGGTGAACCCGATCTTCTCTACATCGACCTGCAGCTGCTGCATGAAGTAACCTCACCACAGGCATTTGACGGCCTGCGTATGACCGGCCGTAAACTGCGCCACCCAGAACTGCACCTAGCCACCGAAGATCACAACGTGCCCACCGAAGGCATTAAGACCGGCTCCCTGCTGGAAATTAATGACCAAATCTCGCGCCTTCAGGTATCCACACTGCGCGACAACTGTGAAGAATTCGGCGTACGACTGCACCCTATGGGCGATGTCCGCCAGGGCATCGTGCACACCGTTGGCCCACAGCTGGGTGCAACCCAGCCAGGCATGACCATTGTCTGCGGTGACTCCCACACCTCCACCCACGGTGCTTTTGGTTCCATGGCTTTTGGTATTGGTACCTCAGAGGTTGAGCACGTCATGGCAACCCAAACCCTGCCACTGAAGCCTTTCAAGATCATGGCCATTGAAGTATCTGGTGAACTGCAGCCAGGTGTGTCCTCAAAGGATCTGATTCTGGCGATCATCGCAAAGATCGGTACCGGTGGCGGACAGGGCTATGTTCTGGAATACCGCGGCGAGGCAATCCGCAAACTGTCCATGGACGCTCGCATGACCATTTGCAACATGTCCATTGAAGCTGGTGCACGTGCTGGCATGATCGCACCTGATCAAACCACCTTTGACTATGTTCAGGGCCGCGAAATGGCACCAAAGGGCGCTGACTGGGATGAAGCAGTTGCCTACTGGAAGACCCTGCCTACTGATGAAGGCGCAACCTTTGACAAGGTCGTAGAAATCGACGGCTCCGCACTGACCCCATTTATCACCTGGGGAACCAACCCAGGCCAAGGTCTGCCACTGAGTGAATCTGTACCAAGCCCAGACGATTTCACCAACGACAACGACAAAGCAGCCGCTGAAAAGGCACTGCAGTACATGGACCTGACCCCAGGAACCCCACTGCGTGACATCAAGATCGACACCGTCTTCTTAGGATCCTGCACCAACGCCCGCCTGGAAGACCTGCAGATCGCCGCAGATATCCTCAAGGGTAAGAAGATTGCGGACGGCATCCGCATGATGGTCGTGCCATCCTCAACCTGGATCAAGCAAGAAGCAGAAGAACTCGGCCTGGACAAGATCTTCACCGACGCAGGCGCTGAATGGCGCACCGCAGGTTGCTCCATGTGCCTTGGCATGAACCCAGACCAACTCAAGCCAGGCGAGCGCTCTGCATCAACCTCCAACCGAAACTTCGAAGGACGCCAAGGCCCTGGAGGGCGCACCCACCTGGTATCCCCAGCAGTTGCAGCCGCCACCGCACTTCGCGGAACCCTGTCCTCACCTGCAGATCTTTAA
- the leuD gene encoding 3-isopropylmalate dehydratase small subunit has protein sequence MEKFTTHTGVGVPLQRSNVDTDQIIPAVYLKRVTRTGFEDGLFSNWRNNDPDFVLNTETYKNGSVLIAGPDFGTGSSREHAVWALMDYGFRAVFSSRFADIFRGNSGKAGLLTGIMEQSDIELLWKLMEQTPGLELTVNLEKQQVTAGDVVISFEVDPYIRWRLMEGLDDAGLTLRKIDEIEAYEAKRPAFKPRTNV, from the coding sequence ATGGAGAAATTTACCACCCACACCGGCGTTGGCGTTCCACTGCAGCGATCCAACGTAGATACTGACCAGATCATCCCAGCGGTCTACCTCAAGCGCGTTACCCGCACAGGATTTGAAGACGGACTGTTTTCCAACTGGCGCAACAACGATCCTGACTTTGTTCTTAACACTGAGACCTACAAAAACGGATCCGTGCTTATTGCAGGTCCTGACTTTGGTACCGGATCCTCCCGTGAACACGCCGTTTGGGCACTCATGGACTACGGTTTCCGCGCTGTCTTCTCCTCCCGATTCGCCGATATTTTCCGCGGCAACTCAGGAAAAGCAGGCCTGTTGACCGGCATCATGGAACAATCCGACATTGAACTTCTGTGGAAGCTCATGGAACAAACCCCAGGTCTGGAACTCACCGTGAACCTGGAAAAGCAGCAGGTCACCGCAGGCGATGTTGTGATCAGCTTCGAAGTTGATCCATACATCCGCTGGCGTTTGATGGAAGGCCTCGACGATGCAGGTCTGACCTTACGCAAGATTGATGAAATTGAGGCATACGAGGCCAAGCGTCCTGCGTTTAAGCCACGCACCAACGTTTAA
- a CDS encoding NUDIX hydrolase — MALKNNKPHEVDKDQDSAMLINGRLQKIPARPTEEFTRPTLAAGAVLWRGDITNPDDIEVAVIHRPHYDDWSLAKGKVDPGESIPTTAAREILEETGYEIRLGKLIGKVTYPVLDRTKVVYYWTAQVLGGEFVPNDEVDEIRWLPVDEACELLSYQVDTEVLAKAAKRFRTPTTTRVLYVRHAHAHGRQTWAGDDNKRPLDKKGRRQAEMLVPMVLPFKPTAIYSAVPDRCQTTALPLADELGLDVSVNRLFGDDAWASDPEACKKRFADVVAQGGVPMIVGQGTIIPEMIAWLSENGTLPINEKIKTKKGSVWVLSFHDGVLTGADYLASPLPVK; from the coding sequence ATGGCACTCAAGAACAACAAGCCTCATGAGGTGGACAAAGACCAAGACTCAGCAATGCTGATCAATGGCCGCCTGCAAAAGATCCCTGCGCGCCCAACAGAGGAATTTACTCGCCCCACCCTCGCTGCTGGTGCAGTGTTGTGGCGCGGTGATATCACCAACCCCGATGACATCGAGGTTGCTGTCATCCACCGCCCCCACTATGACGACTGGTCACTAGCCAAAGGCAAAGTAGATCCAGGCGAATCCATCCCAACAACAGCGGCTCGAGAAATCCTGGAAGAAACAGGATATGAGATCCGTCTTGGAAAACTCATTGGCAAAGTCACCTACCCTGTTTTAGATCGCACCAAGGTGGTCTACTACTGGACTGCGCAGGTCTTGGGTGGCGAGTTTGTTCCAAACGATGAGGTTGATGAAATCCGATGGCTGCCGGTAGATGAGGCATGTGAACTTCTTAGCTACCAAGTTGACACCGAGGTTTTAGCCAAGGCTGCTAAACGGTTCCGCACCCCAACAACCACGCGAGTATTGTATGTTCGTCATGCTCATGCACATGGTCGCCAAACGTGGGCTGGTGATGACAATAAGCGCCCGTTGGACAAAAAGGGGCGTCGACAAGCAGAAATGCTGGTGCCTATGGTCTTGCCTTTCAAGCCGACCGCAATTTATTCGGCGGTACCCGATCGCTGCCAAACCACCGCACTTCCGCTTGCCGACGAACTCGGCCTCGATGTGTCCGTCAACCGACTGTTCGGCGACGACGCCTGGGCAAGTGATCCCGAGGCCTGCAAGAAGCGCTTCGCTGATGTGGTTGCGCAAGGAGGCGTGCCCATGATCGTTGGACAGGGCACCATCATTCCGGAGATGATCGCATGGCTTTCAGAAAATGGCACACTGCCGATCAATGAGAAGATTAAGACGAAAAAAGGCAGCGTGTGGGTGTTAAGCTTCCACGATGGTGTGCTCACCGGTGCTGATTATTTGGCAAGTCCACTGCCGGTTAAGTAG
- a CDS encoding NAD(P)H-dependent glycerol-3-phosphate dehydrogenase encodes MVAVSVMGAGSWGTTLAKVFSDAGNAVTLWARREELANTIRDSHENLDYLPGITLPESLQVTSSATEALDGAAIVVLAIPSQALRGNLAEWKDTIPQDATLVSLAKGIEKGTHLRMSEVIAEVTEADPSRISVLSGPNLAREIAEGQPAATVIACSDENRAKFVQAAVAAPYFRPYTNTDVVGTEIGGACKNVIALACGIAHGYGLGENSNASLITRGLAEIARLGAALGADARTFSGLAGMGDLVATCSSPLSRNRSFGERLGLGESLEKAREATNGQVAEGVISSQSIFDLATKLGVEMPITQAVYGVCHKDMKVTDMIVALMGRSKKAE; translated from the coding sequence GTGGTTGCTGTAAGCGTGATGGGTGCAGGTTCCTGGGGAACCACGTTAGCCAAAGTTTTTTCCGATGCCGGCAACGCGGTGACGTTGTGGGCACGGCGAGAAGAATTAGCAAACACCATCCGTGACAGCCACGAAAACTTGGACTACCTCCCAGGAATCACGCTGCCGGAATCTTTGCAGGTTACCTCTTCGGCAACAGAAGCTCTAGATGGTGCAGCAATTGTCGTCTTAGCCATTCCCTCGCAGGCACTTCGTGGCAACTTAGCGGAGTGGAAGGACACAATTCCTCAAGATGCCACGCTTGTGTCCTTGGCTAAAGGAATTGAAAAAGGCACCCATTTGCGGATGAGTGAGGTGATCGCTGAAGTCACTGAGGCTGATCCTTCACGTATTTCCGTGTTGTCAGGACCCAACCTTGCTCGGGAAATCGCTGAGGGGCAACCTGCTGCCACTGTGATTGCCTGCTCGGATGAAAATAGAGCGAAATTTGTTCAAGCTGCGGTTGCTGCGCCGTATTTCCGTCCCTATACCAATACCGATGTGGTGGGCACAGAAATCGGTGGTGCCTGCAAGAACGTTATTGCGCTAGCTTGTGGTATTGCCCACGGCTATGGCTTAGGTGAAAATTCCAACGCTTCTTTGATTACCCGAGGTCTTGCAGAGATCGCACGATTGGGCGCTGCACTTGGTGCCGATGCCCGTACATTTTCTGGTCTGGCTGGCATGGGTGACCTGGTTGCTACCTGCTCATCACCATTGTCGCGTAACCGAAGCTTTGGCGAGCGTCTTGGTCTGGGTGAGTCCTTGGAAAAAGCTCGTGAAGCAACCAATGGCCAAGTAGCAGAGGGCGTTATTTCATCGCAGTCCATTTTTGATCTTGCAACCAAACTTGGGGTAGAAATGCCGATTACCCAAGCCGTGTACGGCGTATGCCACAAAGATATGAAAGTAACTGACATGATTGTTGCTCTCATGGGCAGGTCGAAGAAGGCTGAATAG
- a CDS encoding D-alanine--D-alanine ligase family protein produces the protein MSNSNSGKVRVAVVYGGRSSEHSVSCVSAGAIMAHLDPEKYDVIPVGITVDGAWVVGESDPKKLSLVDRTMPEVEHREEVRPSLDPAHRGEFHFSDGSLYATADVIFPVLHGRFGEDGTVQGLFALSDIPVVGPGVLASAAGMDKEYTKKLMAAEGLPIGREVILRDRIELTEAEKNLLGLPVFVKPARGGSSIGISRVSTWDDLSKAVELAREHDEKVIVESEIVGSEVECGVLQYPDGRIVASVPALLSGTEEGAGGFYDFDTKYLDNVVTAEIPAPLDQKTTELIQSLAVETFQALACEGLARVDFFITSNGPVLNEINTMPGFTPISMYPQMFTASGVAYEELLDVLVQQALHREN, from the coding sequence GTGAGCAACTCTAATTCCGGAAAAGTCCGCGTCGCAGTCGTTTATGGTGGCCGCAGTTCTGAGCATTCTGTGTCCTGTGTTTCTGCAGGTGCCATCATGGCGCATCTTGATCCAGAGAAATACGATGTGATCCCTGTCGGCATCACTGTCGACGGTGCATGGGTTGTGGGTGAAAGTGATCCCAAGAAACTATCTCTGGTTGATCGCACCATGCCTGAGGTGGAGCACCGCGAAGAGGTGCGCCCAAGCTTGGATCCAGCACACCGGGGTGAATTCCACTTTTCAGACGGCAGCCTGTATGCCACCGCAGATGTGATTTTCCCAGTGCTTCACGGTCGTTTCGGTGAAGACGGCACTGTGCAGGGATTGTTCGCACTGTCTGATATTCCGGTGGTAGGTCCAGGGGTATTGGCTTCCGCTGCGGGAATGGACAAGGAATACACCAAGAAACTCATGGCAGCAGAAGGCCTCCCGATTGGTCGTGAGGTGATCTTGCGTGATCGAATTGAGTTAACCGAGGCTGAAAAGAATCTTCTTGGGCTGCCTGTGTTTGTTAAGCCAGCTCGTGGTGGATCCTCCATTGGCATCTCCCGTGTGAGCACGTGGGATGATCTATCTAAGGCAGTAGAGCTTGCTCGGGAACATGATGAAAAAGTCATCGTGGAATCAGAGATCGTGGGCTCGGAAGTAGAGTGTGGAGTGCTGCAATACCCAGATGGTCGCATCGTGGCATCTGTACCAGCACTTTTGTCAGGTACTGAAGAAGGCGCTGGCGGTTTCTATGACTTTGATACCAAGTACTTGGATAATGTTGTCACTGCAGAAATCCCGGCACCACTAGATCAAAAGACCACTGAGCTGATTCAATCGTTGGCAGTGGAAACATTCCAGGCTTTGGCGTGTGAAGGCCTTGCTCGTGTTGATTTCTTCATCACCTCGAACGGCCCTGTGCTTAATGAGATCAACACCATGCCAGGATTTACCCCAATTTCGATGTACCCACAGATGTTTACCGCATCGGGTGTTGCTTATGAAGAACTCCTTGATGTTTTGGTGCAGCAGGCATTGCACCGCGAGAACTAA
- a CDS encoding DUF3515 domain-containing protein — MSAVNSAGRPAAGGINKTPMIIALILSIVLVLAVLFGARLLLGPAGQQQIAMSSLPASDADPAECAALIDDLPENAFGHTRAEIMDPVPPGAAAWSTSDLERVTLRCGVDMPFQFTPLSNTVKVDGTTWLPVSDMTPGSSLETWYSVDRFPIIAITADDISTNNADNPVAPFSSAVDKLEQRDATPFDAPLIGLASAGATCTSLFDALPHQLEVGGDEGTTYDRIDDTRMKTAGYANDAIAWDAPGLEPIVIRCGVEPSENYAAGAMLQQIDDIPWFEDTVLASGTTASTWYALGRETDIAVSLPQAASSSLITISGYIEDAVPAE, encoded by the coding sequence ATGAGTGCCGTGAACAGTGCTGGTCGCCCAGCTGCCGGGGGAATCAACAAAACCCCCATGATTATTGCCCTAATTTTGTCGATCGTGTTGGTGCTAGCCGTGCTGTTCGGCGCCCGGCTGTTGCTTGGTCCGGCGGGACAGCAACAAATTGCCATGAGTTCACTGCCCGCCTCCGATGCTGATCCTGCAGAATGTGCTGCATTAATCGACGATCTTCCCGAAAACGCTTTTGGCCACACCCGTGCTGAAATCATGGATCCTGTCCCTCCGGGAGCTGCTGCCTGGTCTACATCGGACCTGGAGCGCGTGACGCTGCGCTGTGGCGTCGATATGCCTTTTCAGTTCACCCCGCTATCCAACACCGTTAAAGTTGACGGCACCACCTGGCTGCCTGTCTCTGATATGACCCCTGGGTCATCCCTAGAGACCTGGTATTCCGTCGACCGCTTCCCGATCATCGCCATCACCGCCGATGACATCAGCACCAACAACGCCGACAACCCGGTCGCACCATTTAGCAGCGCCGTCGACAAGCTTGAACAACGCGACGCCACCCCCTTCGACGCGCCGCTAATCGGCTTAGCCTCAGCCGGGGCTACATGCACTTCGCTTTTCGACGCCCTCCCCCACCAATTAGAGGTCGGCGGCGACGAAGGCACCACGTATGACCGAATCGACGACACCCGCATGAAAACAGCCGGATACGCCAACGACGCCATTGCGTGGGATGCGCCAGGCTTAGAACCAATCGTGATTCGTTGTGGTGTGGAGCCTTCTGAGAACTACGCAGCCGGTGCCATGCTGCAACAAATCGATGACATCCCCTGGTTCGAAGACACTGTTTTAGCCTCTGGTACTACTGCATCCACATGGTATGCACTTGGGCGCGAAACTGACATCGCGGTATCTCTCCCCCAAGCAGCGTCATCCTCGCTGATCACCATCTCGGGCTACATCGAAGACGCAGTCCCAGCTGAATAG